The Phoenix dactylifera cultivar Barhee BC4 chromosome 15, palm_55x_up_171113_PBpolish2nd_filt_p, whole genome shotgun sequence genome contains a region encoding:
- the LOC103714850 gene encoding uncharacterized protein LOC103714850, which produces MGSTLAKPSLRPPFRHLAGAVSTTPCAPSLSSSSLPFPSPPPFMADYLVDRLGYPKEQALAYSKTLLRITSPEKPDAVLDFLRRRAGLSLPQLRRFVRCRPAILNADVPSNLLPKLSLFHSLLSHAHASPDVPPPKKLAALVSTCAPAFGYSAAARLAPALDLLRSLFSGDNRKVASALRRCPRLLTNDPKKVLARNLAVLRRGGLDAAALVEKAPIVLILSPEQLDSAFRIVEKELNIDNASVAGYFDAVYLATSLSETAFKNKLGMLRSYGFSNAELLTLIRRASLFFRLTDEHMKKKLEFFIHTVGYTPQSLLLNTWQLLFSLETRILPRYELLRGLQSRKLLRGNLNFAKAFVMPRERFNEEYAYKFKDGDGSDLVESYMNSPAFGKSTPEDDSGSI; this is translated from the coding sequence ATGGGGTCGACGCTGGCGAAGCCCTCCCTCCGTCCTCCGTTTCGCCACCTCGCTGGCGCCGTCTCCACGACCCCCTGTGCCccatccctctcttcttcttcgttACCGTTTCCTTCGCCGCCGCCCTTCATGGCGGACTACCTGGTGGACCGGCTCGGCTACCCAAAAGAGCAGGCTCTCGCCTACTCTAAGACCCTTCTCCGCATCACCTCCCCGGAGAAGCCCGACGCCGTCCTCGACTTCCTCCGCCGCCGCGCCGGCCTCTCCCTCCCCCAGCTCCGCCGTTTCGTCCGCTGCCGCCCCGCCATCCTCAACGCCGACGTCCCCTCCAACCTCCTCCCCAAGCTCTCCCTCTTCCATTCCCTCCTCTCCCACGCCCACGCCTCCCCCGACGTCCCGCCCCCCAAGAAGCTAGCCGCCCTCGTCTCCACCTGCGCCCCCGCCTTCGGCTACAGCGCCGCCGCCCGCCTCGCCCCTGCTCTCGATCTCCTCCgctccctcttctccggcgatAACCGCAAGGTcgcctccgccctccgccgctgCCCCCGCCTCCTTACCAACGACCCCAAGAAGGTACTCGCCCGCAACCTCGCCGTCCTCCGCCGCGGCGGCCTCGACGCCGCCGCCCTCGTCGAGAAGGCCCCCATCGTCCTCATCCTCAGCCCTGAACAGCTGGACTCGGCATTCCGAATCGTGGAAAAGGAATTGAACATCGACAATGCCTCTGTCGCCGGCTATTTCGATGCTGTTTACCTGGCAACCTCCTTGTCCGAGACGGCCTTCAAGAACAAGCTGGGAATGCTCAGGAGCTACGGATTCAGTAATGCCGAGCTGCTCACCTTGATCAGAagggcttctctcttcttccggCTCACCGATGAGCACATGAAGAAAAAGCTGGAGTTCTTCATTCACACTGTTGGCTACACTCCGCAGTCACTGCTGTTGAACACCTGGCAGCTGCTCTTCAGCCTGGAGACTAGGATTTTGCCAAGATATGAGCTGCTGCGGGGCCTCCAATCAAGAAAATTACTCCGAGGAAATCTCAATTTTGCAAAGGCATTTGTCATGCCTCGAGAAAGATTCAATGAAGAGTATGCCTACAAGTTCAAGGATGGCGACGGCTCTGATCTTGTCGAGTCCTACATGAACAGCCCAGCATTTGGCAAGTCAACCCCTGAGGATGATTCTGGTTCCATTTAG